atgtGTACAAATTTGGCCTCAGTTGGTTATAAATGGTTTATATCCCAGTAGGATCTGAAGGAAGTGTTACCAAAGTGTGAAAACTGAAAGTTAAAACCAATCAGTGCATGTGATGCTGCTGCAGTCACATGCAGCTGACATGAACTTGGGCGAGGTTTAACAACAGCTACGACTTCCGACGGTCAGCAATAAAAACTCTAACTTGAAATTGCaaaagctgcaataaaagaCAGGAGACCAAGAACAGCTGTAAATAGAAggtcattttagttttacaaacatttattaaacaaaactgcacaaatatTGGTAATATAAAGAATCAGGAGCAATAAAGTGATCTCACAACAATTAAGAACCTCAATGGCACAAACCTAAAAGAAGCAAAATCGTATAAAATTTATACTATTAGACtccaataagtaaaaaaaacaaaaaaaacgctGACATAGAATCCTAAAAGTCTGTAAACTCTGAGCTGATCTTACATGGATCTGaaaattgatttaataaaattcctcTATCATCATGGATAATAGGTAACGAAGGTAAATCTATATGCAGTCGTTCCAGGTTGCTTTAGTCCAGATTATTCCTCCTTTGTGCTGCACTGTTAACGTCTCTGGATCCATTAAGAAAACCAGCGAGTGAATGCTGACAGAGTGCCGATTCACCATCAGCTAATGAATTGGCTGATGGCCCTTTATAGCCAACAGAGAGTGAATCTCTCTGTCAAACATGAAGCTAACGTTTTGCTTTGGTAGCactcttaattttaaattaattggaacttttaaattaaattagttttgcttCAAATGTAATCACCAGTTTACCTAAAGAATGACtgattaataatattttaaaccaGTGGTGACCAAAATCCCCAAACTGAATGTATTCATTCCCCaattaacaacacaaaaatatagttacaaaacaataaatgcaacGTTCGCCTAAATGTTTACACTTCTTTACCTTTTTgggattgttattttttaattctatgaaatgttttcagtttattccCTGCAAAAAAGTGCGATTTTTGTACAACCTTTTGCTGTATTTAGCCAAATGAAATGGACGGGTGTACCAAGGTCTGTGTTTGAGTGGCAGTGGCAAGacttaatattaaataaaaaatataaaaataaggcCTAACTAAGgaaaaattttgtgttttacttaaCACTTTCCGCgtaagaaaatataaactttagaGATGCACAATATGTCGGCACTAAcatcggtatcggccgatattagtaattttttaacatatcggTATCGGTCCGATTAGTGAAACTGGGCTAATATAACCAACTGATGATTGTTTTCATCTTGTTGCTGTCTGTTTctggtcagttttttttttcaaagttgttgAGATGTGCagagaaatatttataatattgatAAATGCTATTATCAGTATTAACAGCAATGTTAATatcggcccaaattttcatatctgTGCATTTTTTATAAACTTGCCATGGAAAAGTTCATCCtaaaaaattgtacaaaaagtGTTGGATGGCTAAATTTGTGCCATTCTTAAATTATTGGTCACACAAAATTAATTCaaaggccacaaatggccccctgggccgcactttggacataTTATTATTGATAACTATTGATTagcttcttgttttaaatacctGAAATGCTATCAAACTAGTGGtctgacctttcctgttttctgttttatccagttttcactccatgttgtattttatttttaatcaattatgAGTCTCAGTGGCAAAACTTGAAACTCCACAAGTTACTCAGcaagctgttgctaggtaaccaggagttaccagcaggttgttgctaggtaaccgaagAATGAGTGAGTCAGTTGATTTCACCAGACTTTATTTAATTCCCTGTGAGCAATAAATGACTTAGGCCATTactttaggaaggtgacgatattTAATATTCAATCAGATGTATTACCTATTGAaattgatcatgtgtctatcaTGATATATATTATTACTGAATTACTATCCAGCGCTGCTTTAAACTAATGGATCATTGCTGATTGTATCATCTTGTAGCAGCGTTTCATTCGTTGTTATCTCTGAGGAGCCAAACAGAAAGTCATTCTGTGTCATCTTCAGTTGAAAGCAGAAACTCAGGTTAGATGAGCTCGGATAGGAACCCATCTGTCTTTCCATCTGTGTTGATTCTGCATTTCAAAACACTTCAGTCCTCAGTTTTATGATGGTATTCAGTTTGAGCTGCGGTTGAAACGGATCAGTTGGAGCGCAGAATCAGAGTGGCGTTTAGTTTGCTGTGTGTTTACAGCAGCTGTGTTTACTTTATGTCGGTTATAGCAATGAGGACACTTTGCTGATTCCACCCCGCTGTTTTTTTGGCAGTAAGTTAATGCTTCTTTTATTGTCTggaaatgagctgtttcaaaaaaatCCCGCTGTctcctagcaaccccagtggaatTCCTGccattgcctagcaaccccagcggaacTCCAGAACGTTGGGTCAGTTGGATTTACGTGCCGaacaacggctgctggaaaagacaagtgttttgttgttgacttaccatccagaaaccacttgctgcattcttgttggttgtgcaggaggctccacttctgcttttcaaagatgatCACAATTAATAATCTACAAATGTAGTAATTGATTGATAGGAGTgaacagactcaaaaaagagaaacatttgcTAGAGAACAACACACTGAGAGCAGTAACTAAGCCGAAGCTAtgcaagaaaataaagacattttgtatttaagatggaaaaaaaactctttgtctataaatatgttttacccagaactcctcatgTGGCAGTGTTAGATTCAAATCATTCAAATTCTGTGAATTTGCTATCCAATTAATTGGAttcattatttataatttttttcacatgttgatgtttgaagtattttgcatgttttggtaCAAATAatcaagtgttcactaaagTAACACTGTTCAGTTTTAGGCAAtaatatgtttaatttcttcattagaaaagaaattgtattatttgtttattttcatcttttaatatatttctaatattatattaataaagcCTGaggtgaaaaatattcagatctttccatccgattaatcgtcaaaGTAATCaatatttctgctgtttattaattactgagggctgcacagtggcgcagttggtagcactgttgccttgcagcaagaaggttctgggttcgattcctggcccggggtctttctgcatgttctccctgtgcatggtgggttctctccgggtactccagcttcctcccacagtccgaaaacatgactgttaggttaattggtttctctaaattctccctaggggtgagtgtgtgtgtgtgtggttgtttgtcctgtatgtctctgtgttgccctgtgacagagtGGTGACCTGTCCacggtgtaccccgcctctcgcccggaacgtagctggagaggcaccagcaaccctcccgaccccattagggacaaaggtgaacagaaaatggatggattaattACTGAACTCCAAACCTGTTTCCTGAGCTAAGCTGCAGGATAAATCAGCCTGAGTTACGTGCTGCTATTCTGTAACTGTCTGCAGcagcctttaatattttaatatgattttttaaattaaatgtgtcctccactgtttgtttttgtctgtttaaggGAGAAGCTGAGTGAGAAGGGAAGAAGAGAGCAACAGAGCGACCATGGACCACCAACGGCAGAGGACTCTGTCCACTTCAGGAGAATCGCTCTACGTTGTCCTCGGAGTCGACAAGAGCGCCACAACAGAGGACATCAAGAAATGTTACAGGTGTGCAATAATGTTGACGCACAGGGGAAGGAAATCCCTCTGTTGCTGTGATGTTTTCTACCACTAGAGGGAGACAGAGAGCTGTAAGAGGGCCTTTCTAAAAAACAAGCTACGATCATCCAGCCTTATGTCCCATCATTAGGAGACTATGGGAGgtatttcagaaacaaacaggagaATGTTACACATGGTGCAACAAACCCTGAGAGATCATAGGATTGTTATTAAATGCAAGGTTAaggaaaggagaagaaaagacaTGTTTGGTACCAATACTGAAGCATCCTGACCCAGTTGGGCCTCCTTCCAATTCTGCCAAGAATGAAAAGTGAGACTCTTGTTCCTAGGTCTGGTTAAAATgccaaacaaatcaaaaataatttatcttgtTTGGGATAAAGGTGCCTATAGTGGAGGATCCTTTGGTACCAGTCCGTTTGCATAGAAAGTCTGGTTCTTTTGTGGAGGCAAGAATGCACAACCGGGCCTAAAAAAGCAAACTCCAgtccgcctacaaaccttggtttgggttcggttgaagtgaactctggtttggttaGAAGGCATATGTGAACTTTAGTGGACCGGCgtccgctccaaaagcaggaggtggactacagcgcagggcattctgggtaaatacaagcaaaacaaactcGTTAGCCTAGcattagcaggagaaatgactgtgataaaaaaaatcgtacaactgctaaaatgtgatgctactccatttttgtttccattttgtgaagaaggaagttgtgctcagcgtcttcagaggtttttgtgtcgtttccttcagtggttcttggtgcagcgcccccacaggccaggaggggaacaggttgggtTTGTGTCATTTGACTtggtgcagctgcagcagctgaaaatgtaacaaatttggTCACCAATCAAACTGATTCTACCAAACTATcgggtgtgaaaacagcctgaATCAGAAATCTGATGTGCTTCTTCGTCTTTCTAACTTGCAGAAAACTGGCATTGAAGTTTCACCCGGACAAAAACCCGGACAACCCGGACGCGgctgaaaagtttaaagaaataaacaacgCTCACTCCATCCTGGTGGATCCCACCAAGAAGAACATCTACGACAAATACGGCTCCCTGGGCCTCTACGTGGCGGAGCAGTTTGGAGAGGAGAACGTCAACACCTACTTTGTTCTGTCCAGCTGGTGGGCCAAGGTGCGTCCCTGTGACCCACTACAGTTTGaagtttgctttttattgtaGATGAAGAGAACCTGAACACTTTTCTAGCCTCGTTTGCTCTCTTTCATCCCAATCACAATATCCAGGGCTTGTATGGAGGTTTTGAATCCTTGAAAATGGTctggaaagtgcttgatattcaaaccGCACAGTTTTGTAAGGAATTGTAGTTTAACGCTTGCTTAAAAGCCTACATTTAGAAAGTGTTATTTACGGATATTTAAAGATAATCAAAAGACCTTTTTTCCCTCGCTGtccaaaattaaatcaaactaaacttttcttgttgttgatcagttagaattacaaaacatatttctatttgctaaatgtcagaaaacctaGCAAGACAattattttgtaactttctttgtaTATTCCTCAAATTAAGCTTTTAAAGGTAATTTATTTGAACacaatttgtttggattgtttcaatgtGATGAATATTATTTCCAATAGCTCAATGACTAATTGATTATTTTGGGGATTTTCTGGGGATTTTTTTGAGGCTTTAAAAACAGCGTTTAGGATTAACTTAATTTGTGATTTCTCACATTGTGTCCATGTGACCTTTGCCCCCCAGGCTTTGTTCGCCTTCTGTTGCCTGGCAACAGGTTGCTACTGCTGCTGTTGcctgtgctgctgctgtaactgtTGCTGCGGTAAATGTAAACCCCGGCCGCCGATGGACCAGGAGCCCGAGTTCTACGTGTCCCCTGAGGACCTGGAGGCCCAGATGACTGCAGACGAGAGAGGTGAGGACCGGGACGCTACGGCAAGCCGTCTTACCATCAAATCTGTTTCCTCTGAATGTCCGTGATCACATTCTGGATGTCTAAGGATTTATTTTGGCTACTGTGAAtggtaatttaagatatctgTAGTTAGTTTCTGGTTtaagaataataattcaagatatcttcaattacattttgacGAGTCAGAATTTGTTTCAAAGTATCTCAAATTACGTCACCAGATTCGTcatttacatccatttttacagcttCAGAtgtcatgtaaaatcaactgtttgagcttttctttatgtttataatgtcagaaacatacctggagtgttgttttgattcttttatttggtctccatggtaaccattcagctgtaTAAAATGGCCGGgtggacttagccccgcctttgaggcacagctcctcctctaagctttcttttctttttgtgatttttttctttcttttttatctttttccttcttttctttctttctccattaGTTGCATTTCGCTGCATCTGCTCTTTCTGTTATCAAcacattcaacaaaaataacatgaaaatcgatctaataaataatttttttgaatcgttgatgtttttcttgtttctgttttcttctagACGGCAGCGATCCCATCGTCCTGCAGCCGTCATCGGCCACAGAAACCACCCAGCTCACCTCTGAAGCGCACCAAAGCTACAAAACCGACTCCTactagacacacacacacacacacacacacacacacactcgcacgcacacacacacacacacacacacagcagaaagaGGCTGCTAGGGCTGGGAGGTGCATCcactttaatttattattaatatttatgtgaaacagcataaaaacacatcagtaTCGGGTGGATTTAGCTGCACCAACTTTAACCCACTCACTCGTCTTGCTAAAGACGCTGGAGCTTTTTGGACAAacttttgctgctgtttcagtTGCGTTGCTTTGAGGTTTGTGTTCACATCTCTGTTAACATGTCACATTTTTGTGGCATCAAAATGAAACTGCAGTTGAAATTAATAAATCTGTGTGGAATGCAGAATAATTGTAAAAATGGACTGGCAAAAATTTGCTAAATCGACCCTAAAAGTTGCCAAAAGTTGACCATGTCTAGTTGCTCAACGCCGTTTTCAAAACGTTTATTTTCTGCCACTTTTGTTAATTTGGACTCATTTCTGAATTGAacataaagctgtttttatctgATCACAACAGAGAAAcatcaccacagcatgatgctgccatcaccgtGCTTTACTGTGCCAAACATACTTTTTGCCACATTTAACAATTATATTAGTAAtagattattctgacgattaatcgattactcagatttaaaaaaatgcaatatctGGACGTTTTTTCCATTTAACAACTTAAGATTATTTCACAatttcaaaatatgtaaaaacattctaataaacaattaaatgtagtttttaaaataactaaataaacattttatcattttcataTACAGCTCTTTCTGCTTCACGTAACATCAATACTGTCTTGAGTTGACctattggctgttttttttcaattaaccaattaataattaagAAGGAGAATGTGATTAATAAGAGAATTGTGCAGAATTTcaaccaggtgaagctgaaaCTGACAcctgaggagttctgggtagaaaatACTTACAAGCACTGAAggttttccatttaaaatgcacaatgtgtgtgtggtttgttcacatttggtttaattactgctctgagtgtgttgctctttcagctattggcctttttttgagtcttttttactccagttaacgattcaTCGATTACTACATTAATTGACgactatttcaataatcgattaatggTGATTCATTCCGGCTCTAAAATGCTGGACTTTATTTTTGAGTAAATTATGTGAACTacatctttaatatttttaagaaagagACTGAATGCTGCCTTTCTGAACGGcaccttttcattttcttcatgcTAACAGAATGTGGCGTTTCAGCAGGAATGTGCTCAgagaaacagacatttttgttaaaatttaaaattgaaactaaataaaagctgGTTCTGAAAGGACATTTTGGAACTCCAGCGTTAGTTTGCTGAACCGCTCGGATGTTTCTCAGCAGATCGGGATATTTTAACAGAGAAAAGCTTCAGTTGGTGCTTTTATTTGTCTCCACTGTGTGTAAAGATGCAGCCCAGCCCTAAcagctgctc
The genomic region above belongs to Xiphophorus maculatus strain JP 163 A chromosome 1, X_maculatus-5.0-male, whole genome shotgun sequence and contains:
- the LOC102225534 gene encoding dnaJ homolog subfamily C member 5-like; this translates as MDHQRQRTLSTSGESLYVVLGVDKSATTEDIKKCYRKLALKFHPDKNPDNPDAAEKFKEINNAHSILVDPTKKNIYDKYGSLGLYVAEQFGEENVNTYFVLSSWWAKALFAFCCLATGCYCCCCLCCCCNCCCGKCKPRPPMDQEPEFYVSPEDLEAQMTADERDGSDPIVLQPSSATETTQLTSEAHQSYKTDSY